DNA sequence from the Nerophis lumbriciformis linkage group LG10, RoL_Nlum_v2.1, whole genome shotgun sequence genome:
tgttttttttatagtataactgtcatactaaatatgaacgttataaaaacataactccagtccaaaaccaaacatgcaatatgtgtaaaattgcctgtaataatgtatttatgtgagttttacttgaattagttgttttttttaaggcttgcaaacacataaaatagttgtttactcaatataacagtaatgttgttaaaatcctgagataatgcggaaaaaaagcaatacaaaattattcaaacataacttctaaaccaaacatgtaaaatgtccaataatgcctggaataataataataataatgtatctttgtgagatgagAGAGGTGCAACTCCAGTGCACCAGAGGGCGCTCGACTCTTTGTTTATGAGTGTTGTGAccatagacatgttctaagggtacgcagcatggagcgctactgcctacaggCGCTGACGAgaggcggggccgccatcttggagtggtgatccgctccactcagtgcaattcatttggcaggagcaatgaactgtcagcgcatttcattcatcttacctcactgaataccactgattttcacccccttttttgtcatacgtgtagctattataaagaacacatgttttattattcatagtttgcttaacagtaatagaatattcttaaatgctataagtgaccagacgtccgagatcaaaactgggaatataatctcagagaagagggaaaaactatttttaagttgaagaaacaatatgatgaggttatatatacatgctacataaacaatgtatgaatacattagatatctatatatcttatagactgtatctctgttgctgcagcagcagagagtttattctgtcttgacactttgtattgatattttctattacattcttacctctgtcacaaacctgggggtaaagtttgactcagattttaaattcgaaaaacaaatcagcagcgtcgttcaaaaaagcttttatcaattacgccaaatagcgaaagtgaaaccgcttttatcaagacatgatcttgagaaattaatccacgcttttatctcgactcgtcttgattactgtaatgccctgtatgttggcattagccaggcctccctcgcccgcctgcagctcgtacagaactctgctgctcgtctgctaacacagacccgcagacgtgagcacatcacccctattttagcgtcccttcactggctccctgtgcgttaccgaatacattttaaactccttttatttgtttttaaatgtctaaacaacctcgcgccaacctatctctccgacctccttcagccttactgccccacccgatccttaagatcagccgatcagctgctgttgacggtccctgacacaaggctgaagcttagaggtgacagagctttcgccgttgctgctcccaagctctggaacgacctacccctgagtgttagacaagcctcctctcttcctgtttttaaatctctcttaaaaacatacttttattccatggcttttaacactgagtgatatccatcctgcaatggcgccccataatacacctgctgtgatcctgtttttatgtttttatgtttttattaattctattttaattatttattttttatcatgttctgtttgtgttgtgttgtgtttgctcggtactcgttttatcttttaacctgctcattgtacagcactttggctacccctgtggtaaattttaaatgtgctttataaataaagttgatttgatttgatttgacttaaatgatcatgtttacagtcattattttatatatattttttatgtatgtcgctttggataaaagcgtctgccaaatacttaaacataaacatatataaacttatttcttatttcaactttatgtaattcaagtatgacatttttaaatttaattaatttcattgacaagcaattctattatggtcatactcttgtttgctagcggctaggatttcagtactattgaagatctttgctccttctcaactccgcggtaatattcttttcacaaaatacaaccaatagtacgttaatgttaaatcttacttgtgaaaagtaatcgcccgattcctattttcaacagtccgctcatttgagcaggaaaacgctgaacaccatctttgttttctacctgtcaactgtcagtttagcatctttgttttctacctgtcaactgtcagtttagcatatttgttttctacttgtcaactgtcagtttagcatctttgttttctacctgtcaactgtcagtttagcatctttgttttctacctgtcaactgtcagtttagcatctttgttttctacctgtcaactgtcagtttagcatctttgttttctacctgtcagttgtcagtttagcatatttgttttctacctgtcaactgtcagtttagcatctttgttttccacctgtcaactgtcagtttagcatctttgttttccacctgtcagtttagcatctttgttttccacctgtcaactgtcagtttagcatctttgtttctacctgtcaaccgtcagtttagcatctttgtttctacctgtcaactgtcagtttagcatctttgttttctacctgtcaactgtcagtttagcatatttgttttctacctgtcaactgtcagtttagcatctttgttttctacctgtcaactgtcagtttagcatctttgttttctacctgtcaactgtcagtttagcatctttgttttctacctgtcaactgtcagtttagcatctttgttttctacctgtcaactgtcagtttagcatctttgttttctacctgtcaactgtcagtttagcatctttgttttctacctgtcaactgtcagtttagcatctttgtttctacctgtcaactgtcagtttagcatctttgttttctacctctcaactgtcagcttagcatctttgttttctacctctcaactgtcagtttagcatctttgttttctacctgtcaactgtcagtttagcatctttgttttctacctgtcaactgtcagtttagcatctttgttttctacctgtcaactgtcagtttagcatctttgttttctacctgtcaactgtcagtttagcatctttgtttctacctgtcaactgtcagtttagcatctttgttttctacctctcaactgtcagtttagcatctttgttttctacctgtcaactgtcagtttagcatctttgttttctacctgtcaactgtcagtttagcatctttgttttctacctgtcaactgtcagtttagcatctttgttttccacctgtcaactgtcagtttagcatctttgttttccacctgtcaactgtcagtttagcatctttgtttctacctgtcaactgtcagtttagcatctttgttttccacctgtcaactgtcagtttagtatctttgttttctacctgtcaactgtcagtttagcatctttgttttctacctgtcaactgtcagtttagcatctttgttttccacctgtcaactgtcagtttagcatctttgttttctacctgtcaactgtcagtttagcatctttgttttccacctgtcaactgtcagtttagcatctttgctttctacctgtcaactgtcagtttagcatctttgttttctacctgtcaactgtcagtttagcatctttgttttctacctgtcaactgtcagtttagcatatttgttttctacttgtcaactgtcagtttagcatctttgttttctacctgtcaactgtcagtttagcatctttgttttctacctgtcaactgtcagtttagcatctttgttttctacctgtcaactgtcagtttagcatatttgttttctacctgtcaactgtcagtttagcatctttgttttccacctgtcaactgtcagtttagcatctttgttttccacctgtcagtttagcatctttgttttccacctgtcaactgtcagtttagcatctttgtttctacctgtcaactgtcagtttagcatctttgtttctacctgtcaactgtcagtttagcatctttgttttctacctgtcaactgtcagtttagcatatttgttttctacctgtcaactgtcagtttagcatctttgttttctacctgtcaactgtcagtttagcatctttgttttctacctgtcaactgtcagtttagcatctttgttttctacctgtcaactgtcagtttagcatctttgtttctacctgtcaactgtcagtttagcatctttgttttctacctctcaactgtcagtttagcatctttgttttctacctgtcaactgtcagtttagcatctttgttttctacctgtcaactgtcagtttagcatctttgttttctacctgtcaactgtcagtttagcatctttgttttccacctgtcaactgtcagtttagcatctttgttttccacctgtcaactgtcagtttagcatctttgtttctacctgtcaactgtcagtttagcatctttgttttctacctgtcaactgtcagtttagcatctttgttttctacctgtcaactgtcagtttaccatctttgttttctacctgtcaactgtcagtttagcatctttgttttctacctgtcaactgtcagtttagcatctttgtttctacctgtcaactgtcagtttagcatctttgttttctacctgtcaactgtcagtttagcatcttttgttttctacctcccaactgtcagtttagcatctttgttttctacctgtcaactgtcagtttagcatctttgttttctacctgtcaactgtcagtttagcatctttgttttctacctgtcaactgtcagtttaggctgctcgcaggctcctcatcaccacttcaagatggcggcccaatttctcgcgtcacagcagccaatgctgcgtctacttctaACATGTCTATGGTTGTAATTAGGTGCAACTCCAGTGCACCAGAGGACGCTCGACTCTCCTCCTGCTCCCGCATCGTCTCCGACATTGTTGCGACCCGCCATAAaatgaagaagaaggagaagacgaAGAGGTCTCCAACATGGCGGGAGTGTGCCGCTGTGTGCGGCGGCATGGTGCTTGTATTCCGCCCACTTTAGCCTTCACACTGCGGCGGAAGTTCCACCCTTCTCCTCCGGCTTGTAGCGGGCTGCTGCACGGCTTGTACAAACGCGGCCTCCTGAAGGAGTCTTTCCCGGAGGACGCGGCACACCAGCGGCTGCCCGGCCTGCTGCAGTCCGGCGCGCAGACCGTCTACTGCGGCTTCGACCCCACCGCCGACAGCCTGCACGTCGGCAACCTGCTGGCCCTCATCGGCCTCCTCCACTTCCGCAGCGCCGGTCATCACGTGGTCGCCGTGCTCGGAGGCGCCACCGCGCAGATCGGCGACCCGAGCGGGAAAAGTAGCGAGCGGCAGCGGCTGTCCGCGGACGTCGTGCGGGAGAACACGCGCGGCATCCGGGAGAGCATTTACCGGCTGTTCACCAACCATGAAGTCCACTTCCACGGCGGCTCCAAGGCGCTCGGCACCGTGGCCGTGCTGGACAACCTCAGCTGGTACAAGGACTGGGACGTGGTCCACTTCCTGTCGGAGGCCGGGCGACACTTCCGGTTGGGCACCATGCTGAGCCGCCACAGCGTGCAGGCCAGACTGCAGAGCGGAGACGGCATGAGCCTGACGGAGTTCACCTACCAGACCTTCCAGGCCTACGACTTCTACCACCTCAACCAGGTCTACGGCTGCAAGGTCCAGCTGGGAGGGAGCGACCAGCTGGGAAACATCATGTCCGGCCATGACTTCATCCACAAGTACATTTACTACCTTTCTTTATTTCATATGATGACTTCATCCACAAGTACATTTACTACATTTCTTATGATGACTTCATCCACAAATACATTTACTATATTTCTTTATTTCATATGATGACTTCATCCACAAGTACATTTACTACATTTCTTTATTTCATATGATGACTTCATCCACAAGTACATTTACTACCTTTCTTACTTTTACTACTTTTCTTTATTTCATATGATTTCATCCACAAGTACATTTACTATGTTTCTTACATCTACTACTTGTCTTTATTTCATGACTTCATCCACAAGTACATTTACTACATTTCTTATGATGACTTCATCCACAAATACATTTACTATATTTCTTTATTTCATATGATGACTTCATCCACAAGTACATTTACTACATTTCTTTATTTCATATGATGACTTCATCCACAAGTACATTTACTACCTTTCTTACTTTTACTACTTTTCTTTATTTCATATGATTTCATCCACAAGTACATTTACTATGTTTCTTACATCTACT
Encoded proteins:
- the yars2 gene encoding tyrosine--tRNA ligase, mitochondrial, with protein sequence MAGVCRCVRRHGACIPPTLAFTLRRKFHPSPPACSGLLHGLYKRGLLKESFPEDAAHQRLPGLLQSGAQTVYCGFDPTADSLHVGNLLALIGLLHFRSAGHHVVAVLGGATAQIGDPSGKSSERQRLSADVVRENTRGIRESIYRLFTNHEVHFHGGSKALGTVAVLDNLSWYKDWDVVHFLSEAGRHFRLGTMLSRHSVQARLQSGDGMSLTEFTYQTFQAYDFYHLNQVYGCKVQLGGSDQLGNIMSGHDFIHKMSGEEVYGLTIPLVTSSVGDKLGKTEGNAVWLNRDKTSPFELFQFFLRQPDASVEGYLKLFTFLPLAEVESVMEQQRQDPGKRLAHKRLAAEVTKLVHGKEGLESAKRCTNTLYHSSVQDLEEMSDLELQELFREAPFHELLLEPGTTVLDACRRVEAIPEGTKGYRMVSEGAVWLNHQRADKPEQVLVPKLHILANGLTLLRVGKKNFYIIKWLSL